One part of the Phoenix dactylifera cultivar Barhee BC4 chromosome 4, palm_55x_up_171113_PBpolish2nd_filt_p, whole genome shotgun sequence genome encodes these proteins:
- the LOC103723501 gene encoding uncharacterized protein LOC103723501 has protein sequence MASASRASWVVAASVGAVEALKDQGVLCRWNYAFRSLHQQSRRSMGSLSQAMRMSSSISADRRNKGEDERAKQSEESLRKVMYLSCWGPN, from the coding sequence ATGGCTTCTGCAAGCAGGGCATCTTGGGTCGTGGCCGCCAGTGTTGGGGCAGTGGAGGCCCTCAAAGATCAAGGGGTGTTGTGTAGATGGAACTATGCCTTCAGGTCTCTACACCAGCAGTCCAGGAGAAGCATGGGCTCATTATCTCAGGCTATGAGGATGTCTTCTTCCATCAGTGCTGATAGAAGAAACAAAGGGGAGGATGAGAGAGCTAAGCAGTCTGAGGAGTCCTTGAGGAAAGTCATGTACCTGAGCTGTTGGGGACCCAACTAG
- the LOC103723504 gene encoding protein THYLAKOID FORMATION1, chloroplastic-like, whose protein sequence is MAAIASVSIASLRQASLERRPTPSASGPFATSLLGGLPFKPPKLGSRMVVRCLAASTYVPPTVSETKSNFLKSYKRPIPSIYNTVLQELLVQQHLMRYKRTYQYDAVFALGFVTVFEQLMEGYPSNDDRDAIFRAYIQALKEDPEEYRCDAQKLEEWARAQNANTLVDFSSREGEVEDILKNISERAQGKGNFSYSRFFAVGLFRLLELANATEPTILEKLCAALNINKRSVDRDLDVYRNLLSKLVQAKELLKEYVDREKKKREERVESQKANEAITKCMGDYHHARQ, encoded by the exons ATGGCTGCCATCGCTTCCGTCTCGATCGCCTCCCTGCGGCAAGCCTCTTTGGAGAGGAGGCCGACGCCCTCCGCTTCTGGACCCTTCGCCACTTCTCTTTTGGGTGGCCTTCCTTTCAAACCCCCTAAGCTGGGCTCTCGAATGGTGGTCCGATGCCTGGCCGCCTCAACCT ATGTCCCACCCACTGTATCAGAAACAAAGTCAAATTTTCTCAAGTCATACAAGCGGCCCATTCCGAGCATATACAATACTGTATTGCAAGAACTCCTTGTGCAGCAGCATCTGATGAGGTACAAAAGAACTTATCAATATGATGCTGTCTTTGCACTGGGCTTTGTCACTGTATTTGAGCAGCTGATGGAAGGATATCCTAGCAATGATGATCGAGATGCCATCTTCAGAGCATATATCCAGGCCTTAAAGGAGGATCCTGAAGAGTACAG ATGTGACGCACAAAAGTTGGAAGAGTGGGCTCGTGCTCAAAATGCTAATACATTAGTAGATTTTTCTTCGAGAGAAGGAGAGGTTGAGgatattctaaaaaatatttctgAACGGGCTCAGGGTAAGGGAAATTTCAGCTATAGTCGATTCTTTGCCGTTGGACTGTTTCGTCTGCTTGAGCTGGCAAATGCAACAGAACCAACAATCTTAGAAAAG CTTTGTGCGGCCTTGAACATAAACAAACGAAGTGTGGATAGGGACCTCGATGTGTACCGCAATCTTCTTTCAAAATTGGTTCAGGCCAAGGAGCTTCTGAAGGAATATGTTGAtag agaaaagaagaaaagagaggagagagttgAATCTCAGAAAGCTAACGAGGCCATTACCAAATGCATGGGAGATTATCATCATGCAAGGCAGTAA